The stretch of DNA GCGTTGCGCCGAACCGAGATATCGATGAGGTCGAGCGTCGGCTGCTCGAGTCCGGCGACATCGTGCGCGACGACGATCATCCCCATGCACGTGCCCCAAAGCGGCATTCCGTCGCGCACGCGGCGCCGGATCGGATCGCCAAGATCGAAGCGGGCGAGCAGTTTCATCACCGTGGTGGACTCGCCGCCGGGAACGATCAGACCATCGATGCGTTCCAGATCGGTCAGCGTTTTTACGGCGACGGTCGCCGCGCCGGCACGCCGCGTTGCGGCGACATGTTCGACCACGTCGCCCTGCAGCGCGAGAACACCGATGAGGAGCGGCCGGTCCAAGCGCTAGTTGCCTCGCGGCGCCAGCAGTTCGGACTCCGGCAGCTTGCGCAGGTCGATGCCTTCCATGGCCTGCGAATCTTTGCCGAGCGATCGGCTCGCCGCGACGATCACGGCGGGATCGGCGAAGTGCGTGGTCGCATCGACGATCGCTTTCGCGAACGCCTTGGGGTTGTTGGATTTGAAGATGCCGCTTCCGACGAAGATGCCTTCGGCTCCGAGCTGCATCATGAGCGCCGCATCCGCCGGCGTCGAGACGCCGCCCGCGCAGAACAGCACGACGGGCAGCTTCCCATCGCGCGCGATTGCCTGCACCAGTTCGAGCGGCGCGCCTAAATCACGCGCGCGGGCGACGAGTTCTTCCTTCGGCGCGACCGAGAGTTCGCGAATCGCATCGGTAATCGCGCGAATGTGGCGCACGGCTTCAACGATGTTGCCGCTTCCGGCTTCGCCTTTGCTGCGGATCATGGCCGCGCCCTCCGCGATGCGCCGCAGCGCCTCGCCGAGATCGCGCGCGCCGCAGACGAACGGCGTGGTGTAATCGTGTTTGTCGCAGTGATACTTGTCGTCGGCCGGCGTCAGCACTTCGGATTCGTCGATGAAATCGACGCCGAGTGCCTGCAGCGCCTGCGCCTCGGCGAAGTGACCGATGCGAACTTTCGCCATCACCGGAATCGTGACGGCGTCCATAATCGACCGCACCAGCTCGAGGTTGCTCATGCGTGCTACGCCGCCCATGGCGCGAATATCGGCGGGGATTCGCTCGAGGGCCATCACGGCGACGGCACCCGCCTCCTGCGCGACGACGGCTTGTTCGGGGGTCACGACGTCCATGATGACGCCGCCCTTAAGCATCTGCGCGAGCCCGCGCTTTACGGTGATCGTTCCGGTATCAGCCACGATGGTCTCCCAGGGAGGACTCGGCGTTGTCGAATCCATTGCACTCTTTGTCCCTATTCTACCAGGAGAGTTATGGGCCAACCAATGGGAACATTAAGAACGCTTACGGTTGCGGCGAGATGCTGGGGCCGGGGACGGGCGTTGGCGGGGTCCCCGAGGCCGCGGTCTGGGGCGTGGGCGTCGGCAGCGGCGCTAGGCGCCGCCAAATCGGCAGGTTTGGATTGGGGGTCGGAGTCGGCGTCGCGAGCACCGGCTTGGGCGTTTCGGTCACCTTCGGGTTCGGTCGCGGCGGCGCGGTCGGAAGCGGGACGGGCGGCACGCGGGGATCGGGAAACGCCGGATCCCCGGCGGCGGTGAGCACCTGCGAGCGCTTCCAATCCGGGCCGTACGGCGCGTTGCTTTGTTGCGGGGCAGGCGTTACCGTAACCGGCACGATGTTCGAAAGGCGCTTCTCGGTCACTTGGCCGATCACGCGGTTGCCCATCCGCTCGCCGAGGGCGATCGCGATGACCAGCACGAGGATGCCAACGGCCAGGACGAGGGTAACGAAACGCTTCGACGGATCCAACACCGCAGTCTAGTAGGGCGGCGTCCCGCTCCGGTCCTGTTTCCCCGGCCTCAAACCGGCGCCAGCTGGGGAGCGATGTCGCGGGCAGCGGCTCGTGCTTGGCGGTCGGCCGGGGTGCCGACGATCGGCAGTTCGCGCAGTTCGCCCGCCGCGAGATGCGCCCGTTCGGTGACGCCCCGAAACTCGATCGAAACGTTGCGAATCGCATCGTTCATGTTGCAGAGAAAGACGCGTACCGAGCCGCGTTCGTCCTCGAACGCGACGGCGCCGACTTCCACGGGCGAGGTGGTAACCTCGTCGCTGACGTCGCGCCCGGCGTGGATGCACACGAACGGTTCCTCCGCCGAAAGTTCGGGCATGTCGCCGTAGATCACGTTTTTTAGCAGATCGATCACGTAGGTGCAGCGCCGGCCGCCCCAATGCACGCGTGCGGCCGCGACCCAGTTCCATCCGCGCGGATGGAGCGGCACGAGATGCGGCCGTCCGCTCGTGCGATAACCGTCGAGACCGCCGACGGTCTCCGCGACGCCCCAGAGATACTTCGCGCCCGTCCAAGGCGAGAGGTACATGCCGCGATTGGTCAGCGAGCCGCCGTCGAACCACTCGCCGAACTCGCCGGGAACCGTGTTGCGCGCGCTCCCGCCCTCCATCGTATCGTAGATCGCTTCGAGCCAATGCACGGCCTCGTTCGTCATCCCGTTGCGCGCGAGCGCGACGACGAACCAGAGCGTGAGATCCGGCCAGACCCCGCCGAGCAGCCCGAACCCGTGCGACGGAAAATACCACGAGTCCGCGGTCGAGACCGTGCGCAAGCCGACCGGCGTTACGAAATCCGCCTCGCTCAACCGTCGCAGGATCGCGCGCCGCTGCTCGGCGTCGGCGACGTTGAAGAGCACCGGAAAAATCTCATCGGCCGTGAAGTTATCTTGGTAATTTTGATCCTGATCGTAGTTCATAACGAAGGCGCCGGTGTCTTCGTTAAACAGCGATTGCATCATCGCTTCGCGCAACGCTTGGCCTTCGTTTGAGTAGCGCTGCCAGCGCTCGTTATCGCCCACGACCGCGGCGAGCATCGCCGCGGACTCGAGCGCGAAGACGCCTTCGGCGTTGATCTCGGTCACCGCTCCGTCGAGCGTGTAATACGGAATGATGTTGCGCCACGAACTGATGCCGAACATATCGACGCCGCCCGCGCGGCAGAACAGCAGCCCCTTCTCGTCTTTTTGCGTGAGCATGTAATCCGCGATCTTGCAAATCAGCGGGAACGAGTCGCGAACCCACTGCTCGTCCATCGTCGCGTTATAGTGATGGAGCATGGCGATGAGATGCAGCGGCGTATCGTCGTTGATGTTCAAATCGTAGGAGGTCTTGAACGCGTTGACGCCCCGCACGTACTCGATCATTTGGCCGCTCTCTTCCACGAAGCGATTGAATACTTCGATCGCGTCGCGGCTGAATTTCGGCAAGAAGTAATCGTAACCGTGAACGAACCACGACGTATCTCGCGAAACCAGAATATCCGAGGGCGGCGAGTTGGTCGAACCCCAGCCGTTGGGGTACTCCTTGATCACGCGCAGCATGTTGGCTTTCGCCCACACCACCCCGCGGCTCACGGATGGCGAGGGCGTCATAAAGCGCGCGTCGGCGAGCTTTCCCGCGAAATAGCGCTGCGTCTCGTGAAGCGCTTTGGGATCGTGCAGCAACTGCTCGAGCGCCGGACGCGATGCTTCGCGGCCGTCTTTATGAAAGACCACCGCCAAGCGCAGCGATTCGCGCGAACCCGGAGCGATCGTAATGCGATATTCGAACGCGCCGAAGATTCGCCGGCTCACGCATTCGGCCAGCGCCGGCGTTACCTCATCGAGATGTTCCTCCGGGCGAAGCGATCCGGTGCGCATGCTGTGAAGCATCACTTGTTCGCGCAATCCCACGATGCCGGCATGCGGCTCGCGCGATCCGCCCCACCAGCGTTCGGCGCCGCTCTGCTGGTTTTTCGAACGGATGAACGAGCCTTCCACGGTCGCGCTGACTTCGTGCTCGGGTTCGCCGTAAAACCGCTGCCCCACCAACAGAGCCCACGGAAAAACCGCGACTTCGACCGCGTCGCGGCCCGGATTGTACAGCGTTACGTCGACGACGAAGCTGACCGTCCGATCGTGTTTGGGCCCGTGGGGCACGAAGAACGCCTCGGTGACGTGCACGCGGTCCTCGAGCGTGAATTCCGAGATCTGCGCGTACGGCAGGAACGTAAACTCGCGCTCGATTTGATGCGGAAAATAGGTCTTCTTGACGTCCCGCAAGCGATAGGCGATCTGATGGGTGCCGAAGATGATCTGGTCGGTATCGGCATCCCAGAGCCCGCGAACGCCGCCTTTGGCGGTCGATTGCGCGAACGATTTGAAATTTCCGAGCAACAGGCCATAAGGCGTCTCGCCTTCCGGTAAGACGTAAGCGCAAAACTCGTTGTGCTGCGCGTCGTAGCTCGATCGCATGAACTCTCTCTCTACGCCCCTGGTCGTTGATAACCCCTGTGAGGGCTCGGCGTACAAGGGTAACGGCTTACGAGCCGCGCACGTCACCGCCCATGACCGCTCCCTTGCTGCTGCGCGCGCCGGCGAAACTGAATCTGACGCTCGAAGTCCTGAGCCGCCGCGGCGACGGCTTGCATGCGTTGCGCAGCGTCATGGTGCCGATCGATCTCTACGATGAGATCGAGATCGACCGCACCCGGCCCGCGTTCGCGTTCTCGTGCGACGACCCGTCGCTCGCATCCGGGAATTTGGTCGAACGCGCCTTCGCCGCACTCGACCTTGCGCAGAGCGGTTACGGCGTTCACCTGCGCAAGCGGATCCCGACCGGTGCCGGCATGGGCGGTGGATCGAGCGACGCCGCCGCCATTTTGCTCGCCGCGCAAAACGGCGCGTTCGGCGCCGTCGGCGAGCGCGACTACCTTTCCATCGCCCGGTCGCTGGGCTCCGACGTGCCGTTCTTTCTGGTTCAAACCGGCGCGCTCGTTGAAGGCACGGGGGAGCGCATAACCGCCGCGGGCGCGCTGCCACCGTGGCATGCCGTCGTCGTCGCGCCGCCGGTCGCGGTTTCAACCGCAGCGGCGTACGCCGCGCTCGATGCGAGCGAACGCCCGACTCGGACGCGCAATACCTCGAGCAGCCTGGCGGTGCTGGCCGCGCTGCAGAGCGCGCAGTTCGAGCGCGCCGTCGAACTGCTGCACAACGATTTCGAAACGGCAATCGCGGGGCGATCGCCGGAGATAACGTCGGCTCTCGATGCTTTGCGGCGAGCCGGCGCCTCGCGCGCGCTGCTCACGGGTTCGGGTTCCTGCGTGTTCGCACTGACGCGCACGGCCGAAGATGCCGCCGCCGTGGCCGCGCGAATCGACTTGCCGAAAACGTACGGCGTTCATCGCGCGGCATTTGCCGCCGGTTCCGCGTGGCGGACCGCCGCGTGAAGATCACGACCGTCGTCCTCGCCGGCGGCCCTCCGGACGAACTCGCCGCGCACACACCCGGCGCCCCCAACAAAGCGTTTATCGATATCGCGGGCGTGCCGCTGGTCGCCCGCACGCTGCAGGCCCTGCGCGCGACGCCGCAGGTCGGGCGCATCATCGTGGTGGCTCCGCCGCAGGCGCACGGCAGCCGAGCGCTCGAGCTAGCCGACGAGTGCCGTGCCGACGGCCGGAAGATTCGCGACAGCCTCGCGAGCGGTTTGCGCGACCTGCCGCCCGACGACGACGTGCTCGTGAGCACCTCGGACTTGCCGGTTCTCACCCCCGAAGCGATCGCCGACTTTATCGCGCGCGCGCGCGCGGCGAACGCCGATATCACCTACGGTTGTCTGGAAAAGCGCACGCATGCGGCGCGCTTTCCCGAAGTGCCGCACACGTGGGCGCGGCTGCGCGACGGCACGTACTGCGGCGGCGGCTTCGTTACGATCAAGCCGCGCGCCTATCCGGCACTCGCGTCGTTTATCGAGCGGCTCGGTCACGCCCGAAAGAACCCGCTGCAGCTCGCCTCGCTCTTCGGCTGGGACGTCCTGGCGAAATTTGCGGTTCGCCGTCTCTCGATCGCCGACGCCGAACGGCGCGCGTCGCGGCTCGTCGGCGCGCCGGTCCGCGCGGTGGTCTCGCCCTATGCCGAGACCGCCGTAAACGTCGATCGCCTCAGCGACATCGCGCTGGCAGAACGGCTCATTGCGGCGAACGCCAGCGTTTGAAGAGATCGTTGGCGATACCGAATTGATCGAGCGCTTTGCCCACGGTGTGCGCCACGATGTCGTCGACGCTTTGAGGTTTAGCATACATCGCCGGAATCGGCGGCAGCAGCACGGCGCCCATCTCGGCGAGTTGGGTGAGCGTGCGAAGGTGTCCGAGATGCAGCGGCGTTTCGCGAACGACGAGCACGAGTTTACGCCGCTCCTTTAAGCAAACGTCGGCGGCCCGTACCAAGAGGTTCGAGTTGAGTGAGTGGGCGATCGCCGCCGCGCTCTTGATCGAACACGGAATCACGAGCATCCCGTCGGTGAGAAAGGAACCGCTCGAAATCGATGCGGCCAGATCGTCGTCCGAGTACACGACGTCGGCCAGCGCCTCGAAATCGGCCGCGGTCTTGTCCATTTCGAGTTCTATCGTTTGCTTGGCTTGCCCGCTGAGCACGAGATGGGTCTCGATCTCGTCGATCTCGCGCAACGCGCGTAGTGCGGCGTAGCCGTAAAGACTCCCGCTGGCGCCGCTGATACCGATAACGATCCGTCGCATGCGACGCCGTTACACGCGACGAGCAGGGGCGCCTCCGTAAGTCTCCCAAAGAGGCAGCGTGGCTTCTCCGGAACTTCGTGCCTTCGTCGCGGCTGGACTTGCGTGGCAACGCGATCGCAGCGATCGGCACGCGCGGCGACTACTTCGTTCGCCCTTCTCCGGCGTACCGCACGAAATCGCAACGGCGTACGTAACGCTTGCGGCGCGCGACGGGTCGCTGCTCGATTCGCTCGCTCGCGAGCGTTTAGCCGTCGGCGGCGACGCGCGCGAAGCACTCTTTGCGTTTCGGGAGAAACTCGATCGCGTCGCGGGCGCAGGCGACGACGCAGCCGCCGTCATCGCGCGCGAGTTCGATCTTGCGACCGAGAGCGACGCCGGCCCGCGCGCCGCGGAAGGCTTCGCGCTGGCGGATCCGGTCGCGCCGGAACCGGAGAGCGGAATGCGTACGCGTCACTCGCACTTTAGCGCATCCTCGCTCAATACGTTCGCCGAATGCCCGCGCAAGTGGTACTACCGGTATCTCTGCGCGGCCGTTGAGGACCGGGGTTCGTCGGCCTCATTTTACGGAACCGCCTTTCACGCCGCCCTCGAGGCGCTCCACCTCGAATTTCCGCATCCGAGCGATACCGGTGCCGAAGAGTTGCGCCGCAAGATCCAGGGGTATGTCAACGCCGCTTTCGATCGATTCAAGAATCGATTCGAGACGCCGGTCGAATACGAGCTACAGCGCCGGCGCGCGCAACGCACCGCGCTGCGCTACGTCGAGTGGATCGTCGCCGAAGCCGGCCGCGCACCGTTTACCGTAGTCGGCAACGAGCTGGGGGCCGAGCTCGAACTCGAGGGCTTCAATTTCATCGGGTACATCGACCGGCTCGACCGCGACGATCGCACCGGGAACGTTGCGGTCATCGACTACAAAACCGGCGCGATCGCGACGAGCGCCGCCGAATACCGCGAAAAAGTGCGGCACTTCAAAGACTTTCAACTGCCGTTCTATTACTGGGCCCGCACGGCGCAGGGCGATCGCGTCACGCGCCTCGCACTCGTTCCGCTCAAAGACGCACTCCTGGACGTGCGCCCGATCTCGCTCGAAGTCGTGCCGGTGGCACTCGGCGAGAACGCGCGCTCGAGCAGCCCGACCGGCCTCATTTCGATCGGCGAGTTAGAGCGCGCGCGCGCGCGCATGATCGAGCTCTGTCGCGAACTCACCGCCGGGGAGATCACGCGCTTCGCGGTCACGGCCGATCCCGAAACGTGTACGTACTGCGTCTACAAGGACGCCTGCATCGATCGTCCGGCACCGCACGAAGAAAAGTTCGGGCGATGAGTACCATCATCGCGGGCCCCGCCGGCAGCGGCAAATCGACGGAACTCGCTCGACGCATTCGGGCGGCTCGGCTGGAAGGTTCGGCGCCGATCGTCCTCGGCTCGTCGGAACCCTCGCTCGAGGCTCTGCGGGAAAAACTCGACGGCGACGCCGCGCACGCCGAGACCATCGACCGCTTCGCGCTGCGTCTCTTGCGCGACGCCCCGTCGAGCGGGCTCGAGCGCCCCCTGGAGCTAATCGACGACGTTGCGGCCGCGGTGATTTTCGAACGCGCGGCGGCTCCGCTGCTCACGCTCGAATGGGCCGAGTTCGTCGAGGCTCAGGTCGATCCCGAGGTGCCCGGATTGCGCGCGCCGTCGCGTTTTCTCGAGGCGGCGTTTCGCCTGATCCGCAAATTGCGTTCCGCGCAGATCGCGCCCGACGCGTTTCTGCAGAGCGCCCTCACGGGTGCCGCCGCGTTCTACGCGCAACCGCCGAATCTCGCGCACCCCGATCTGCTCTTCTACACCAAGGACAGCTATCGCGATTCGCTCGACGTATCGGCGGCGGAGCTGCAGCGTCAGTATCGTCGCGAAATCGATCTCGCCAAGATCCTCGCCAAACTTTATGCTTCCTATCTCGATTTGCTCGTCTCACACGGATGTTTGACCGCCCGCGACGCCGTCGCGGAGGCGACGCGGGTGCTGCACGAACGGCCCGCCGAAGCCGCGGCGGTTCGCGAACGTTACCCCGTCGCGTTCGTCGACGACGCACAAGATTTGAGCCTCGGTGAGCTCGAACTGCTCAAAGCCGTCTACGGCGACGGGCTCGACGGCGTCACGCTCGCGGGCGATGCGAACTCGGCAACCGAACGCTTTCGCGGCGCGCGTCCCGATCGCGTCTTTGCCGTTGCGGGCGAACGCGTCGACCTCGTGGATCAGCATCGCAGCCCCTTCGCGCTCGAGTTGGCGGCAAACCATTTGGCGGGAAGCGCGGCGCGCGTGCCGATTTCGGCGTCGGCCGAAGTGGGACTCTCGCTCTTTCGCGCGGCGACCCGGCGCGCCGAGACGCAGTACATCAGCGAATACGCGATCGAACTACTCGCGGCCGGCGCAGCGCACGACGACATCGTCATCCTCTTTCGCTCGGTCGCAAACGTTCGCGCGTACGAAGAGGCGCTGCTCGATCGAAACGTCTGCGTTGAGATCGTCGGCGATCTCAATTTGTTCCTCCAGCCGGCCGCGCTCGACGCGCTCGCGCTCTTGTGGAACGTGCACGATCCGTATCGTCACGATCTGCTGCTGCGTACGCTCTCGGGCCCGGCATTCGCTCTCTCCGATGCGTCGCTCTACACGCTCTGTAACGAACCGCCCGACGCGCAGGCGATGCTCTTTGAATCCGAGCAGCCCGAAAGTACCCGCGCGGGCCGCTGGGACGCCAAGCGCGATCTGCGGCTCGGATGGAACGTGACGCGCGGCGACCAGGACGCACAGTTGACCGTGCCGGCGCGCGAACGGCTTCTGCGCTTTCGCGCGCTGCGCACGTCGTGGGTTCGCGCTTCACGCTCGCTCTCGCTGCCCGATCTCGCACGCGCGATCTGGGACGAAGGTTTGGCACGCGCCGGCGATGCCGGGTCGGCGCGAGCGGATCGCCAGCAGCGCGTTCTGCGGCGTTTGCTCGACCGGATCGACGCATTTGCGGGATCCCATCCCGACGCGTCGCTCGGCGAGTTTCTCGAGTACGCCGACGCGCGGGCGCAGAGCGATCTAGAGGCCTGCGAGTCGTCAACCGGGCCTGGCG from Candidatus Baltobacteraceae bacterium encodes:
- the pdxT gene encoding pyridoxal 5'-phosphate synthase glutaminase subunit PdxT; this translates as MDRPLLIGVLALQGDVVEHVAATRRAGAATVAVKTLTDLERIDGLIVPGGESTTVMKLLARFDLGDPIRRRVRDGMPLWGTCMGMIVVAHDVAGLEQPTLDLIDISVRRNAFGRQNDSAEVPLAIPVLGGEPFPAVFIRAPWVERLGAGVEQLAQRDGHGVMVRAGNVLGTAFHPELTGDIRVHAYFLEMVRKATRGEPGKERSVA
- the pdxS gene encoding pyridoxal 5'-phosphate synthase lyase subunit PdxS, whose amino-acid sequence is MADTGTITVKRGLAQMLKGGVIMDVVTPEQAVVAQEAGAVAVMALERIPADIRAMGGVARMSNLELVRSIMDAVTIPVMAKVRIGHFAEAQALQALGVDFIDESEVLTPADDKYHCDKHDYTTPFVCGARDLGEALRRIAEGAAMIRSKGEAGSGNIVEAVRHIRAITDAIRELSVAPKEELVARARDLGAPLELVQAIARDGKLPVVLFCAGGVSTPADAALMMQLGAEGIFVGSGIFKSNNPKAFAKAIVDATTHFADPAVIVAASRSLGKDSQAMEGIDLRKLPESELLAPRGN
- a CDS encoding amylo-alpha-1,6-glucosidase — translated: MRSSYDAQHNEFCAYVLPEGETPYGLLLGNFKSFAQSTAKGGVRGLWDADTDQIIFGTHQIAYRLRDVKKTYFPHQIEREFTFLPYAQISEFTLEDRVHVTEAFFVPHGPKHDRTVSFVVDVTLYNPGRDAVEVAVFPWALLVGQRFYGEPEHEVSATVEGSFIRSKNQQSGAERWWGGSREPHAGIVGLREQVMLHSMRTGSLRPEEHLDEVTPALAECVSRRIFGAFEYRITIAPGSRESLRLAVVFHKDGREASRPALEQLLHDPKALHETQRYFAGKLADARFMTPSPSVSRGVVWAKANMLRVIKEYPNGWGSTNSPPSDILVSRDTSWFVHGYDYFLPKFSRDAIEVFNRFVEESGQMIEYVRGVNAFKTSYDLNINDDTPLHLIAMLHHYNATMDEQWVRDSFPLICKIADYMLTQKDEKGLLFCRAGGVDMFGISSWRNIIPYYTLDGAVTEINAEGVFALESAAMLAAVVGDNERWQRYSNEGQALREAMMQSLFNEDTGAFVMNYDQDQNYQDNFTADEIFPVLFNVADAEQRRAILRRLSEADFVTPVGLRTVSTADSWYFPSHGFGLLGGVWPDLTLWFVVALARNGMTNEAVHWLEAIYDTMEGGSARNTVPGEFGEWFDGGSLTNRGMYLSPWTGAKYLWGVAETVGGLDGYRTSGRPHLVPLHPRGWNWVAAARVHWGGRRCTYVIDLLKNVIYGDMPELSAEEPFVCIHAGRDVSDEVTTSPVEVGAVAFEDERGSVRVFLCNMNDAIRNVSIEFRGVTERAHLAAGELRELPIVGTPADRQARAAARDIAPQLAPV
- the ispE gene encoding 4-(cytidine 5'-diphospho)-2-C-methyl-D-erythritol kinase: MTAPLLLRAPAKLNLTLEVLSRRGDGLHALRSVMVPIDLYDEIEIDRTRPAFAFSCDDPSLASGNLVERAFAALDLAQSGYGVHLRKRIPTGAGMGGGSSDAAAILLAAQNGAFGAVGERDYLSIARSLGSDVPFFLVQTGALVEGTGERITAAGALPPWHAVVVAPPVAVSTAAAYAALDASERPTRTRNTSSSLAVLAALQSAQFERAVELLHNDFETAIAGRSPEITSALDALRRAGASRALLTGSGSCVFALTRTAEDAAAVAARIDLPKTYGVHRAAFAAGSAWRTAA
- a CDS encoding nucleotidyltransferase family protein — its product is MKITTVVLAGGPPDELAAHTPGAPNKAFIDIAGVPLVARTLQALRATPQVGRIIVVAPPQAHGSRALELADECRADGRKIRDSLASGLRDLPPDDDVLVSTSDLPVLTPEAIADFIARARAANADITYGCLEKRTHAARFPEVPHTWARLRDGTYCGGGFVTIKPRAYPALASFIERLGHARKNPLQLASLFGWDVLAKFAVRRLSIADAERRASRLVGAPVRAVVSPYAETAVNVDRLSDIALAERLIAANASV
- a CDS encoding UbiX family flavin prenyltransferase, whose translation is MRRIVIGISGASGSLYGYAALRALREIDEIETHLVLSGQAKQTIELEMDKTAADFEALADVVYSDDDLAASISSGSFLTDGMLVIPCSIKSAAAIAHSLNSNLLVRAADVCLKERRKLVLVVRETPLHLGHLRTLTQLAEMGAVLLPPIPAMYAKPQSVDDIVAHTVGKALDQFGIANDLFKRWRSPQ
- a CDS encoding PD-(D/E)XK nuclease family protein; amino-acid sequence: MASPELRAFVAAGLAWQRDRSDRHARRLLRSPFSGVPHEIATAYVTLAARDGSLLDSLARERLAVGGDAREALFAFREKLDRVAGAGDDAAAVIAREFDLATESDAGPRAAEGFALADPVAPEPESGMRTRHSHFSASSLNTFAECPRKWYYRYLCAAVEDRGSSASFYGTAFHAALEALHLEFPHPSDTGAEELRRKIQGYVNAAFDRFKNRFETPVEYELQRRRAQRTALRYVEWIVAEAGRAPFTVVGNELGAELELEGFNFIGYIDRLDRDDRTGNVAVIDYKTGAIATSAAEYREKVRHFKDFQLPFYYWARTAQGDRVTRLALVPLKDALLDVRPISLEVVPVALGENARSSSPTGLISIGELERARARMIELCRELTAGEITRFAVTADPETCTYCVYKDACIDRPAPHEEKFGR
- a CDS encoding 3'-5' exonuclease; protein product: MSTIIAGPAGSGKSTELARRIRAARLEGSAPIVLGSSEPSLEALREKLDGDAAHAETIDRFALRLLRDAPSSGLERPLELIDDVAAAVIFERAAAPLLTLEWAEFVEAQVDPEVPGLRAPSRFLEAAFRLIRKLRSAQIAPDAFLQSALTGAAAFYAQPPNLAHPDLLFYTKDSYRDSLDVSAAELQRQYRREIDLAKILAKLYASYLDLLVSHGCLTARDAVAEATRVLHERPAEAAAVRERYPVAFVDDAQDLSLGELELLKAVYGDGLDGVTLAGDANSATERFRGARPDRVFAVAGERVDLVDQHRSPFALELAANHLAGSAARVPISASAEVGLSLFRAATRRAETQYISEYAIELLAAGAAHDDIVILFRSVANVRAYEEALLDRNVCVEIVGDLNLFLQPAALDALALLWNVHDPYRHDLLLRTLSGPAFALSDASLYTLCNEPPDAQAMLFESEQPESTRAGRWDAKRDLRLGWNVTRGDQDAQLTVPARERLLRFRALRTSWVRASRSLSLPDLARAIWDEGLARAGDAGSARADRQQRVLRRLLDRIDAFAGSHPDASLGEFLEYADARAQSDLEACESSTGPGAVRIMSIDAARGHEFDHVVLPNVRAGAFPRWYAPDAFLYSPSLGMIAKENAGDAVAARTAKFTYYMFRTKAREQYNKEERRAFVYALRRARRTALVTSSERSTRGITAPEFLTELQKAAIPGAIDRSDRWRPARTVYSVG